The Salvia miltiorrhiza cultivar Shanhuang (shh) chromosome 2, IMPLAD_Smil_shh, whole genome shotgun sequence DNA window tcgtctcacaaggaaggctaaacagggctttgGTCATGCTGCGCAcagaaaacaaaaaataaatataaacactctaatcggaagtttgggtctgacgtACTCTCTCTTTACCTAAGCAGGAAATAACCATGATGAAAGTAACTAGGCTAAATGGAAGCAACATCAAGATTAAGACAAATGGAAATAACCAACATACCAACGAAACAAGAGATTAGGGAGCAAATCGATAATGAATCAACAAGCAATACGAAAATTCAACAAGTAAGCATCATCCACTTATGTAATCATAAATATATGAATGTAAAGGTAAGCTAGGGCAAGAACACTTAATTGCAAGTGAAAATTAATCTAGGCGAATTGGTGAATGGAAGGATTAAGAACAATCACCAATAATCAACATAATGATAACATGaattaaataacaataataaccaATTAAGCTATCATCCATAAACCAAGCAAGAATTCACCATAAATAAATCGATAGGAAAGATATTCTTACGATAATCCAAAGTAGCTTCAATCCAAAACAAGAATACTCCAAAGCAATCTTCAAATCAAGGGATCAAAGTGATGTTAAGACAAGTTCAAACACTCAAAAACTAGGGTAAACTAAGGGAAATCGCatctggaggctgctggagacgaAGTGTGTGTGAAAAatcctaaaaatgggtttttatacgaaaacccgtgttaggtcccgggggtctccctcaagagagtcgtttccaccaaacaaggaacctcgaagattgaagcctcagcccaaattcgaattgctttccaacggaagaaatcttgaagacgttctccgccaacgggtctattcaagacctctccaataaatagcactcgaggaacaacttcaatcttcaccgattcaatgacctaagctgaagctctgccgaaattgctactcagcccaaagcttaatctccccaaagcttgaatcgaagaagagaattccaaagccaaaatcagtcactactgattacacacattctcttagaccttaggcatatatctgtttacccagaagcccaggtcaaaacttgctccaaagaacttgttcattgaagtctagttggcaagtttttcaaacctcctttcgtaaGAAAGAaaccgagtgtttgagtgaaaatgagttcaagaaggtactctgactccgtgagatcctagtgcgaggtcgtgctaggagtgagaaatccgacgcgagtgaagcgtgggtactgaagtaaggtctcttcagtgaaacggttgtgtgcacccggcaagcacacggttcggtttgcagtgcaccagttaagcacttacggagtggattgttggtctgatcaaccgaccgtggacgtaggaaagtgttttccgaaccacgtaaaactctctgtgttatttacagttttcagtCTTTACATTCTTATCTGTGTTCTTActgttgataaactgaatactgaataactgcaaagagaaacctaagactaacaacgtgctcaaccgaggctattacgaaacaagtttatttccgctgcgtatgatatcagtctgactgatctatcctctgatagtcaggaagacttatatcatctctattttagcaaactcgactgaagcccttacgtgcatcagttaagttccagtgacttaactgataactccttactgaagagtttgcagtatcagtcgtcaaccctgtttggtcaaaactcttttcagtcaacaggtgtcatagtttgcgtgtaaagtttcgttttgatctcattcctgagatccctctatttttagagaaaattgaaaaaatagcccataggtgtattcccccccccccaatacacctattcgagaccctccggacctaacactatTTGACCGTGACATATCATGACTGGGTGCATCTTTTCTTGTATGTGTGAATGTCCTTAATTGCAATTTGAGCGAATGAGTGAAGTCGTGAGCTGTACTTGCTATTGCCTAATTTTGACTAATTTTGATGATAGAGTACGTTCTTGAGAttctatatttttcattttgagagttgagagttatTTATGAATTACTTAGTTCACCTTGGCAGTATAAGTTACAAGCTAGCAGTTTGCATTACTTGGCTGTTGTGTTTTCGTGTCTCACTTCTTATCTTCcatatttctttttcctttccGTGTGTTAGTGTGTTGAGTCGGGGGAAGGTTGTGTCTGGATAATTATTTTCTACTATTGAGTCttttcttcacttcatacttgagggcaagtatgattcaagtgtgaggagatttgatgtgtgtgatttagttgtCTAGATTATGTTTTTTATCGTGTGATTTTTCTGTGATATTACCCAAGTTTGTggtgttttggcgcaggaattgtGTGAATGGAGAATGAAGATGGAAGATGCCGGGAGATGATGAAAGTCGAGAATTTTGATGAAGTTTTAACTTAAATTTGGAGATGCATATATGAGAGATGGGTGAATGGAGAATGAAGATGGCAGATGCCGGGAGATGATGAAAGTCGAGAATTTTGATGAAGTTTTAACTTAAATTTGGAGATGCATGAGAGTTGGGCttggatttatttattttggatgTCTTAGCCTTGAAactctttttaattattttgtttggCCCATGCGCCATTTTTCTTTTAGTTATTAGTAGATTCGGTTTGTTATTAAGTTAGTGGGCTTTTACGCCACTTATATCCTTGATTGGGTTAGTGTTTAGTTATATTTATATTAGACATTAGGTTTTTAATTCTCTTGGGGGGAAATATGCGCTTACTACTTAGAGCATCACTAACGCATTACTCGAGTGCCTACTCGAGTAGAGTAGGGCGTTGTAGGTGAGTGCtactcgagtcttcgagtatgcacgagtaatttcctttttttttaattctcttctgctctttaaaaatttctctctcctctttaaaaactaaaaaatcaagtaggctatcaagtaaccccaatgcagcactacttactcaataacacaaccactaaagtaggctatcaagtaagcccattgcaGATGCTCTTAgttttgttttgcttttcttttggagTGTGCGGCTGGAGTTCCTCAACTTGGGCAGCCGATATTTTGGTTCAATTTGTGGtgacttattttttaattcaattgcaATTTAATTCTTGTTTTATGttcatctttatttatttgattgttcttaatttaagtatgagtagctaatttcttaattttcggcgagaataatgaagtattgatttaataatctgtgagacctaattgagcataaaattgattcctattgatttcgatttattcttagggtttaaagataattccgattttatttaagtctggccaacttaggtttaattggattacagtcaattagcacctccaatccgtaattgttggaatggggctgattagtgataaagctaccatatacgtagtaggaataaattggtggattaattattactagcgtatctaggataattggtctaaattgggttccttcctcTTAATGACTACGCCAAAAACGCACATACATAACAcaacatagataacggtttttttgaaaaccgttatctatgagtgccttttttataatagataacggttttcgaaaaaaccgttatctatgtactgttatgtatatgcatagataacggttttaagTAATGCGTTATGTAttagcgttatctattagtcacAAAGATAACGTTACTCCTGAACCGTTACGAAAAGCGTTATATATGTGCATCTATTATAACGGTTATTTCTACCGTTACGGAAACTGTTAAGTAAGAACATGGATATATAACGCTAAGCCTGGACCGTTATGCGAACCGTTATATATGTATGTTTTTAACAACGGTCATTTCGTCCGTTACGAGaactgttatgtatgtgcatttttttttatcaatttatttttagaaaaccATAATATATCTATTTTCTTAATCAAAAACTTGTTTATCTgaacattaaaaataagaaaaatattattttaaattatcattttaatggattaaaattaaacattattataaattttcataTTAGAAATTTAATTACCTGTTAtgagaattaattttttttcactttttccaaggattttttaattaatttaataaatattattatattatattgtattaaaaaaataaatacaaaaataaaaagaaaagaagaatgaAAACGTGAAAAGCAAAATTTGACAACCAATGTATTGCTTGTACGtgttatgtaatttttttgatCAAGTACGTGTTATGTAATTGATTGACCTAAATTGAAGAGAAGTTGGATTTGTGTTGTGGATTATTGGAACATTGGAGCTCTGGAGTCATAATTTTGACAGAACTACTGGAAATATAAAGAATCTAATGGTTGCTTCCTCATCTACTAAACTAAGCACTAGTGTGGTATATTGATAGAGATTTTCTTGTTTCCTCACCTTCTATGATTTTCTGCTATGTTTATTTTGATGCATCTTGGCTTCGTAATCTAGGACTTGGTCATACTAAAGAGCATGTATTTGGCTTTGAAAAATGTTGTCATTACTATTTTTGATAGATCTAATGAATTTGGAAAGCTCGGTCAAAGATGCTTGAGTATGTGATTGTTGTTAAGATAATATTTGGTTGAGTATAGGCACAAAGTGAGCTAGATGAGGATGATTACTAGTTGACTTGTTGGCACTATGTTGTATCACAAGCTAGTAAATCTGCTTTCTTATTAGCCTTGTGTCAATTAAAAGTCATTTAGCTAGAGAACATTTGAGGAGTGAGCCATCTATTCTATGACAGCATgaactaacaaaaaaaaaatgtagaaacCAAGTACTTCTTTAATTAAAtactttagatatttttttctcTAACATCATTAGTTTTTCCTTCTAGTGCTAGGTAATTTCCCGTTTTTCTAACATCACTTTTGGTTATGAATCTTGGATTTTTAATTTTCTGTCATATAGAGTGGCTTAATTGGTTTTGTTTTGCCTTTTGTTATTTGATAATTAGCGATTGATAAAGTTGAAGAGTAAGGTCCCCTTGTTGAGATGGATTAATTAGTTGTTTTGTGATAAAGATGATGTTTCTTGATGATACTTAGTGTTGTAATTGTAAAACTGATCAGATGTCTGCTAGTTTTTCGGATTTAGGTTGATAATGTTGACATTCTGTAGTGTAGAAAGGAAATTTTCTCACGCCTGCTAGCTGCTGCTATGGCAGTTCCTTGAGTAATACCATACTCTGTATTTGCACGACTATTTTTTATTGTTGCCATACAAGTTTAATGATGATTGGTATGCGCGGTGCTTCTCAGGTCTATTGACTAAGAAATTTATCGCTTTGATAAAGCATGCAGAGGATGGTGAACTTGATCTAAACAAGGCGGCTGACACTTTGATTAAACTTGAGCTAGAAGAATTCTGTATTTGACATGATTATAAATATTGGGATCACATATACTGCGGAATTCATCTTATAGTCAGTTCACTCATTATTCTTTTTTAATGGTTGTGATTACTTAATGAATTTAGATGTTTATTTTCCACCATTGATGTTTCTATGGAGATGTAAGTTTTTTAGAAATGTGTTTTTATAACAGTTGCAAGAATTGCTTAATTTTAtcatctctcattttttttttctgtgcaGCTGTATATTTCTCAACCCCAACTGGACTCAGCTTCAGGAGGTACTCTTCACTCTGCGGTCGCGAGCAGCTCAACACTTATATAGTTGAAGAACAAGATACAAGACTATAGAGCTTATAGTTGAAGAACAAGATACAAGATTATATAGGTGCTGGTTTTAGATGGCAACGGAAGCCCTAGttttttttaagttgggctCAAAACATTATGAATgttttgtgatatatataacatatgttattgataattttatcattttgttgttttaagttcatttattcatttttttagataaataacagaaaaattgagaaaaagtataaaaaatatGCTAAAAGCTATAGTtggcatacataacggtaaagaATTGTTATGTATTAtgacaaagataacggttaaaaccgttatgtataatactatagataacgaaTATAAAACGTTACTTATATATAAACAACcgttatgtatatatgtatacataacggtgaagTTTAACTTTCTTGACGGGttggaaccgttatgtataattatttagaTAATGGATTATCAAGCGTTATATATTTATGGAAAACCATTATTattaatagaatagataacgttTAAATCTCCGTTATATATGAACACCACATACATTACACCACTATATATTACGGCAGTTTTCGCACATAGATAatggataaaatccgttatctatgagcgaatTTGGCGTAGtgatgctattagaatattaaatctatgactggcgtatccagctaggttatattttaataagggaaataggcaggCCTGGCGTATCCAGCcatctatcgacacagtaagtaggaattggggtatgttagtgcgtatcacggttgatagggattaattaatagTTGGTTGATacggattaattaatctttgcgtcgatgatcagagtaTTAAATTgatatggatttattcgagccgagttacctttcaTTAATTGTTTCTAGAATATTTTCgtgctttaattattttctttagttaattaattatcttcaatttaaggcgtggtgccTACACCAATTTTAGATCTTTAGGAGATTGATTGCAATTACTCATTccctgtggttcgaccctgcttgcTACTAACTATATTAATTCTTAgctattgcaggaattatttggtggtatacgacgtccaccatcTTCTCTTCGTGCTTCGTGAGTTTATATCTCCTTTCTTTCTGCCATTATGGAAACTAACTTCAGCATGTCTACATCCCTACAGGCGTTCTCCATAGACAACTACGAGATATGTAAGTTCAGAGTCAAGAGCTACCTCACCGTCCAGCATTGCAGAATGTGGGAGGTGATCACAGACGGTCCAATTATCATCAAAGAGAAAATCATGAGGACTTCCATAGAAATAGGGAAAGAACCCTACTATGAATCGAGGATCAAGGACAAACACGAGGACACATCTGAAGAAAAAAAGCAAGACGAACTGGACAACCTCGCAAAGAACATCATCTCGGGCACCGTTCCAGACAAACACATGATGAAAATCATAAAGTGCACAACTGCCAGAGAAATGTGGAACACGCTCGAAAGGATGTGTGCTGGATCCAAGGAGATTAAGGAAAATAAGTTGTCGACCGCATGCCAAAAGTATGACAACTTCCTGGTGCTGAAGAACGAATCAATTGAAGAAATGGAGTTTagattcaacaaaatattgAACGAAGTACAagccatttccaaagacaagtacactcaacgcGAGATCAACTTGAAGATCATACGAAGTCTAACTCCTGGAGATTGGCAGATGTATACTATTGCTCAGCAAACCAAGCTAAATTTCAACATACTGAGCACCGAGCAGTTGTTCTCTGACCTTAAAGCCAACGAATTTGACATTCGACAAAATAAGGACAACAAGAAAGCTGGAACCTCAGAAGAGGATGCTCCCTCAGCCTCCAACGGAGCAGCACTGAAGGTTGCATCAAAAGATTACAAGAAACAGTCGAATGAGTCAACTGACACTAAAATTGAAGACTTTTTCAGTCAATACGCACTAATGACTTAAAGTTTTAACAAAATGGAATCAAAGTTCAGAAAGTACAAGAAGTTCCACAAGAAGAATTTCAAAGGCAAGGAGAAGGAGTACAATCTAAGATACTCCAATGACAAATCCGAAGAGAAGATGTCATCTACTCCAGACTTGAAGGACGTGGAGTGCTTTGGCTGCGGCAAGAAGGGGCATTACAAGACCGATTGTCCTGAGATTTCATACTCAGAATGAAAAGCCCTTCGAGCCAAAAGAGACAGAAAATATGAGAAGAAGAAGGCCTTGGTAGCCAGAGATGCAGAGGATTCCATCTCCTCAACTGAATCATCTTTAAGTAACTCGACAAGTTCAGATGATGAGGGACAGGCCCTGATGGCAAAAGATGCAGAAAGTGTAGTTTACAACACCTTCAACAACTATGATAATAGACTCGATGGGCCtaaggtaaactctcactctaAAACTTTTAATACTGATATCTCCTTAATGATGCAAGGAGAAAATTAAATCTCTCGAGACATATCACTAAACGCGGAGGAATATGAACAAGTGATGTGTGACTACCAAAGCCTAAGGACTCTCTTTGAGAATCTCTTGGAAGAAAATCAAAGATTGGAGAAAGAAATCAGTCAAGCTCGGACTGAAAAGGAAAATATCAGTGTCTACTTTCCAGATGAGACTAGTCTTGATGAGCTGATTGTAGAGAACAATGGATTGAGAAAGAAGGTCGAAACTCTACAGtcggagaagaagaagcttcAGTCTCTATTGGAAGAGATTtacccacctgaagtccttcgctaatcctggaaagaaatcaggcgacttacttcttcctctcgctcgggccttcaaatatcatcatcatcgtcatcgaaggttcatgtgataaaacaaaccttagtcagaaactcatttactaaaaccaatctcatctcaaactataacttctcactcaacgtctatttacccaataaaactcaatccctaggtatacttaacttctaaggattcacacatcctactctcgacttaactctcaactcggatcaaactcatagcaatcaagcacataaacaagcataaacacttaagcatatgaaattcacacatagacaagtcaaaaataaccttcactctgcactgactcaatttcaaaacctcaccagactcggtAAAGAACTCCAATGGAGTCATAAcctataccaaaagaaacctatttgagtctagtttcatttaaaagaaattaggatcaaaaactccaagtagtttaggagatatgactgttttactacagtctaccatattcggcaattTTTGGCAATCGAaagctttgatttttgaaaaacagTAAACAttgtcaaaaaggtctgaaatttaGTGGGTACATAGATAAGACACTCATGTCTTAACAATAAAATTTTTGTTTCCAAAAAGTTAGGGAAAGATACtggaaaaggtgactctattggctactcaccgaacatttcggcagaacgtagcagttttggttttacattttataaaaatagtaaacgaagtccaaatgacctGCAAGTTTACCGGAATACTCAAACCTCttaaatatacttaccataaaagtttcatggtgtttgggtaacaaaatcccctcgaaaacagtaggtcagtgcgtcacGAAAATGACTCCGAACTcaatcacacaagcaaacatgctcaactcaacattccttcaaagcaaactcatcaaagctcattttaaacacttaggCCCAGTTTGATTGGGTGGTTTAGGTTTGTTTGTTAAGTAATCTGGCAAGTACTCGGTGTTTGGTTGGACTAGCAAATAACCATAATGGCCCGCTGGAGCCCGAAGGCCCGCCGCAATTCAACAGTTTCAACTCGTCTAATAAACCAGCGGTGGGTGCCCGATTATTTTAATATGGTGCTACAGTGCTTAGTCAAAAAATTCAGAATTCCTAATTGCCCTCCCAAATTCGAAAAGAAATATTGGGAACGACTCTTCATTTTTCTTCCACAAGGGTTTCGTCGAGCAAACTGGTACGAATCCACACAACAACActgaaattttcttttttccattCAATTCTTCCTCTGAAATTAGATTCCGATCATGTATGCTTCGGCTTGAGCAGGTGTTACCTTCTAAATAAATTTTTGCCTTATCTATACCTTCTGTTACTTTCACAAAAAACGAATTAGGAACGGTGCTGACATTGTTCTCATGTTCATTTTGTTATCATAATGTATTCGATTTTGcctttacaaaaaattaaaattttctattttgTAGTTCTTCTGATTGAATTTTATTTTGTCGACTTCCCCCATAATTTTGAGATTGCCTTCAACGTGTCAGCGCTCACAGTTGTTTTTCATCTTGGCGAGGTAGCAGGTTGAAGACTACTCTTCTCATTTGGCTGAATAACAATTGGGCATAAGTTAAAGGCAAGTTTGAAGGTTAGTTAACAACAACCATTTCATACCCACACATCTTGTTCCCTGCTATGGAATTGAAATTGTTTTGTTCCATTGTATGCATTTGTGCAAAATTCGCTTACTGATTTTATGAGAGTTGATTAGAGCATTCGAGTTATCAACCTTCAAGTTACATACCCTGTGTAGTATAGATTTTTCTTGTTAGATTGCAGATTGCTAGAATGTTGATTCTTTGATACAAATTGTTTTGAGAAATTGGATTAGCTGCTGATAGTTATTGTGAAATTTGGTAGCTGATGCATTGTCCTTTAAGCTATTTCTAACTTCTTCTTACACAATGTTACATGATGTTGGATGAATTGCAGATTGAATTGTCCCGTTCTTGTTGATTTGTTTTAATACAATGAGAAACATCAGAACTAACAAGAAAGTTGTGGCATGTTTCATCGACGAGGTCATGCGTCAGTTTGTCTTTCAACTATTTGTAATTATACAATTACTTAATAGGTTGAAATCTTGAAAGAGAAAACGTAGATGTTTGACAGAGTCTTACAACATATTAGGTCGTATTCCGGACCAAGTTAAGCACTTAAGCCGGATAACTAATGTAAGTGATGTAGATTGTTTACTGAATTTGAGGATGGATCGCAACTCATTCGGTCGATTATGTAACTTACTGAAACAACCAGGATCTTTCAAGGATGGTAGATATGTAATTGTTGAAGAACAAGTTGCAATGTTCTTGTCAGTTTTAGTCCATCATAAGAAGAATAGGGTTGTCCGTTTCGATTTCTGGAGATCGGGACAGACAATATCACATTATGTGCATGTTGTTTTGAAAGCAATCTTGAAGCTCCATGTACTTCTATTGGTCAAGCCAAAGCCCGTGACCGAGGACTGTAGTGACTCAAGGTGGAAGTGGTTTAAGGTACGAATGAATAATTAACTGTCAAAAAACTTCTATAAACATACCTATATGTTTGCTGCCTGTTTAACAGATGTGATGGTATCGGAACtaaaaaaaactgttatgtcCTACTTTATAGGGATGCCTCGGTGCTTTAGACGGAACTTATATTAATGTTTTGGTGCCCAATATTGACAAATCGAGGTATAGAACACGTAAGGGCCAGATTTCGACTAACATGCTAGGGGTTTGTGACCAGAACATGAAATTTGTATATGCATTGCCTGGTTGGGAGGGCTCTGCGGCTGATTCACGTATACTCCGTGATGCACTCAACAGGCCACATGGATTAAGGGTACCCCGGGGTACGTTAAGAATTCGATATTTCCGTAAGTTTGATTTGTAATATATTTTAATCAGTTTTTCTTGTTCTGCAACATTGGTTAGGGAATTATTACTTGGTAGACTCTGGATATGCCAACAGCGAAGGATTTCTTGCTCCGTACAGAGGGGTTCGTTATCATTTGAAGGAGTGGGGACCTACATGTTCACGGCCACAAAATGCTGAGGAGCTGTTTAATCTAAGACATGCTAAAGCCCGAAACGCTATTGAACGTGCATTTGGAATATTGAAAATGCGATGGGGTATCTTGCGAAGTACTTCTTATTATCCGATCGAAGTTCAAATTAGGCTTATGATGGCGTGTGTTTTGATCGAGAACTTCATTCGGACGAACATGGCTGTGGATCCCGTTGAGCAGCAATACGATCTACTTCATCAAGAAATTGAGAACACGGAGAACGAGCAAGAGGATTTCATAGATACAATTGAGTCATCACAAGCGTGGATCGCGGAGAGGGATGCCCTCGCGCATGGAATGTGGCAGCATTATCTACGAACAATTAACTAATTGATGACAAACTGTTTCAAGACTTAAAAAAGATTTTGTTGCTTTTATTAGACATTCCTTAATGCTGGCAGCATTATGCTTTTTGTTGGTACTCTATGTTGGTATTGATATTATGTGATTTATGTGTAGTACTTGACAATTATTGTAACAGATGTTTGAATTGTTGATGAATTTGTCTTCAAACTTATTTCGTATAGAATGATCCTCTCTTAATTGCAGAATCTCTGGTCTCCCGCTGTTGATATTTGTTTCTTGATATTagtttttcaggttaatggatATGTGGCAGCAGTACGCGAACAATATCCCAACATGTGAATGTTGTAAGGGACGGATGCGTCTTCTGCGCGCGAGAAAGAAAACTAGGAATCTGGGAAGATACTTCTACCGGTGTCCATTGAGCTCCGATAATCCGGCCGGATTCATATGGTGTGATGAATATGAAGGAACGGTGCAGACCATGAATTTTGATTCGCGGGAAAATGCGCCCGCATCACAATCAGCGACTTCATTTTCTGCCGAGCAAACTCAGCAAAACTTGTTCCCCGGTGATCCGCGCAGCACACGCCACCCACATATTTATGAAATAGTAGTTGGTTTCATGTTCATGtcattagttatttttttacttgGAGTTTTGCTTGGATTTGTTGTTGCCAAGCTAACCTAGTTTAGGTGCTAAGAATTTGTTTTTTGCATTGTAATTTAAGCTTCAAAATCTTGGCACTAGTACCTGTATTTTTTTGCTTTCGTAATCTAAAAAAGTATTTGAAGACACATATTATTTTTGTCCATATTTTAATGTATTGTCTACACTTTTTATG harbors:
- the LOC131012948 gene encoding uncharacterized protein LOC131012948, which codes for MDRNSFGRLCNLLKQPGSFKDGRYVIVEEQVAMFLSVLVHHKKNRVVRFDFWRSGQTISHYVHVVLKAILKLHVLLLVKPKPVTEDCSDSRWKWFKGCLGALDGTYINVLVPNIDKSRYRTRKGQISTNMLGVCDQNMKFVYALPGWEGSAADSRILRDALNRPHGLRVPRGNYYLVDSGYANSEGFLAPYRGVRYHLKEWGPTCSRPQNAEELFNLRHAKARNAIERAFGILKMRWGILRSTSYYPIEVQIRLMMACVLIENFIRTNMAVDPVEQQYDLLHQEIENTENEQEDFIDTIESSQAWIAERDALAHGMWQHYLRTIN